The proteins below are encoded in one region of Aeromonas veronii:
- the mraY gene encoding phospho-N-acetylmuramoyl-pentapeptide-transferase: MLVWLAELLTPHFTFFNVFSYLTFRAILSIITGLVVALWMGPRLIRRLQIMKFGQVIRNDGPESHLSKKGTPTMGGLMIIAAIFTSVLLWCRLDNPYVWLVLFVLGAYGAIGFADDYLKVVRKNTDGLIARWKYFWQSAVALAVAVFLYATATHDGQTQLVVPFLKDVMPQLGLMFIVLTYFVIVGTSNAVNLTDGLDGLAIMPTVMVAGGFALIAWATGNVNFANYLHIPYVPYTSELVIVCTAIVGAGLGFLWFNTYPAQVFMGDVGSLALGGALGTIAVLVRQEFLLVIMGGVFVMETVSVILQVGSYKLRGVRIFRMAPIHHHYEKKGWPEPRVIVRFWIITLMLVLLGLATLKVR, translated from the coding sequence ATGCTAGTCTGGCTGGCGGAACTGCTGACCCCGCACTTCACCTTCTTTAACGTCTTCTCCTACCTGACGTTTCGCGCCATCCTGTCGATCATCACCGGCCTGGTGGTAGCGCTCTGGATGGGGCCACGCCTCATCCGCCGCCTACAGATCATGAAGTTTGGCCAGGTGATCCGCAACGACGGCCCCGAGTCTCACCTCAGCAAGAAGGGCACCCCGACCATGGGGGGCCTGATGATCATTGCCGCCATCTTCACCTCGGTGCTGCTCTGGTGCCGCCTCGACAATCCCTATGTCTGGCTGGTGCTGTTCGTGCTCGGCGCCTACGGTGCCATCGGCTTCGCCGATGACTACCTCAAGGTGGTGCGCAAGAACACCGATGGCCTGATTGCCCGCTGGAAGTATTTCTGGCAGTCGGCGGTGGCGCTGGCCGTGGCGGTCTTCCTCTACGCCACGGCCACCCACGACGGTCAGACCCAGCTGGTGGTGCCCTTCCTCAAGGATGTGATGCCGCAACTTGGCCTGATGTTCATCGTGCTGACCTATTTCGTCATCGTCGGCACCTCCAACGCGGTCAACCTGACCGATGGCCTGGATGGGCTCGCCATCATGCCGACCGTGATGGTGGCGGGGGGCTTTGCCCTCATCGCCTGGGCGACCGGCAACGTCAACTTCGCGAACTATCTGCACATTCCCTATGTGCCCTATACCTCTGAGCTGGTGATCGTCTGTACCGCCATCGTCGGGGCGGGTCTGGGCTTCCTCTGGTTCAACACCTATCCGGCGCAGGTCTTCATGGGGGACGTGGGTTCCCTGGCCCTCGGCGGGGCGCTCGGCACCATCGCCGTACTGGTGCGTCAGGAGTTCCTGCTGGTGATCATGGGGGGCGTCTTCGTGATGGAGACCGTCTCGGTGATCCTGCAGGTGGGTTCCTACAAGCTGCGCGGCGTGCGCATCTTCCGCATGGCACCGATCCATCACCACTATGAGAAGAAGGGCTGGCCGGAGCCGCGCGTCATC
- a CDS encoding UDP-N-acetylmuramoyl-tripeptide--D-alanyl-D-alanine ligase, whose product MMTLRLAELAQALDARLIGGDAEITAVSTDTRTLGAGALFVALRGERFDAHDFCDQAVAAGASALLVERELPLAVPQLIVADSLKGLGRLGRLVRERIHPKVLAITGSCGKTTVKEMATAILRHEGEVLATAGNFNNEVGVPLTLLRLEPQHRFAVMELGANHPGEIAWTTSLAKPDAAIINNVAAAHLEGFGSLEGVFHAKSEIFEGLGEGGSAIVNADNEFWPKWQAKGIQCAFSIEDQSQPFHARDIGFNADGCAECTLVTPNGEISLTLALPGRHNVANALAATAGCLALGASLASVKAGLEQMAPVKGRFCVQRWGGLTLVDDTYNASVESVLAGIDALTAMGGYKVLVFGDMKELGEESAAQHARVGRHARERGLDAVLTVGEQSRHTADAAAGRHFDNKASLFEVLAQMINTHPEISILVKGARGSRMEDIVKMVTDHQESATC is encoded by the coding sequence ATGATGACCCTCAGGCTTGCCGAACTGGCGCAGGCGCTCGATGCCCGTCTGATCGGCGGTGACGCCGAGATCACGGCGGTCAGCACGGATACCCGCACCCTGGGTGCTGGCGCGCTCTTCGTCGCCCTGCGTGGCGAGCGTTTCGATGCCCACGATTTCTGCGATCAGGCGGTCGCGGCCGGTGCCTCTGCGCTGCTGGTGGAGCGGGAGCTGCCACTGGCGGTGCCTCAGCTGATCGTGGCCGACAGCCTCAAGGGGCTGGGGCGTCTGGGCAGGTTGGTGCGCGAGCGCATCCACCCGAAAGTGCTGGCCATCACCGGCAGCTGCGGCAAGACCACGGTCAAGGAGATGGCGACCGCCATCCTGCGTCACGAAGGGGAAGTGCTGGCCACTGCCGGCAACTTCAACAACGAGGTAGGCGTCCCGCTCACCCTGCTGCGCCTCGAGCCGCAACACAGGTTCGCGGTGATGGAGCTCGGGGCCAATCACCCGGGCGAGATTGCCTGGACCACCTCGCTTGCCAAGCCTGATGCCGCCATCATCAACAACGTGGCGGCCGCTCATCTGGAGGGTTTCGGCTCCCTGGAAGGGGTATTCCACGCCAAGAGCGAGATCTTCGAGGGTCTGGGGGAGGGCGGCAGCGCCATCGTCAATGCCGACAACGAATTCTGGCCGAAGTGGCAGGCGAAGGGCATTCAGTGCGCCTTCTCCATCGAGGATCAGAGCCAGCCGTTCCACGCCCGCGACATCGGCTTCAATGCCGATGGCTGCGCCGAGTGCACCCTGGTGACTCCGAACGGTGAAATCAGTCTGACCCTGGCCCTGCCGGGCCGCCACAACGTGGCCAATGCCCTGGCGGCGACCGCCGGTTGTCTCGCGCTCGGCGCGTCGTTGGCCTCGGTCAAGGCGGGCCTGGAGCAGATGGCACCGGTCAAGGGGCGCTTCTGCGTCCAGCGCTGGGGTGGCCTCACCCTGGTGGATGACACCTACAACGCCAGCGTGGAATCCGTGCTGGCTGGCATCGACGCCCTGACCGCCATGGGTGGCTACAAGGTGCTGGTGTTCGGTGACATGAAGGAGTTGGGTGAGGAGTCCGCCGCGCAGCACGCCCGGGTTGGACGCCACGCCCGCGAGCGCGGCCTCGATGCCGTGCTGACGGTAGGGGAACAGAGTCGCCACACCGCAGATGCTGCGGCTGGCCGACATTTCGATAACAAGGCGTCGTTGTTTGAAGTGCTTGCGCAAATGATAAATACACACCCGGAAATCTCGATTTTGGTCAAGGGCGCCAGAGGCTCCCGCATGGAAGATATCGTCAAGATGGTCACCGACCATCAGGAGTCAGCCACATGCTAG